In the genome of Helicovermis profundi, the window TTCTATCAATTTAAAGAAAATCTTGAATTACTAGATATAAAAAAACCAGTAATAGCAGGAATACTTCCCGTAATAAATATAAAGCAAATAAAAAAGATTCAAGAACTTTCTGGGTGTAATCTTCCTCCAAAATTTATTAAAATCCTTAATAAATATGAACATTCACCAAAAGCTCTTGAAGAAGCTGGAATTGCATATGCAGTTGACCAAATAATAGACCTTATGTCAGATGGAGTGGACGGAATTCATATTTACACAATGAATAAACCATATATAACTAAAAAAATCATGAAAAGTATAAAAACAATTCGTTCAACACTAAATACAAATATATCCTAGCAATATATTTAAAAAGTTCTTTTATTATAAAACAAGAATTAAAATGAACCCTACCCTATTAAATTCATTTACATTTGGTATAATTAAAAAAATAATAAAAAGTGGTGAGAATATGATAAATAAAGATGAAGTTTTTAGGTACTTAGGTTATTCTAAAGATAAAAAAGATCTACTTACTAAAAATAAACTTGAGCAAATTGTAAACGAAATAGAAAAAGAAATAAAAGGAAAATATACATTCAAAGAGTATATTATAGAGACCAACACTAAAAATAAAGTTACACTGAAAAATTCATCTATTGTTTTAAGCGGAAAAGATATATCAAAGCATCTTATTGATTCAAAAAGAATAGTTATACTTGCAGTTACTCTTGGAATCGATGCAGAAAGATACATAATTAAAAAAAATTATTTATCTGCTCTCGATGGACTAATATCAGATGCCTGTATGTCTGATTTAACAGAATACTATGCAGATGAGTGCGAAAAACAAATCAAATCTACCATAAAGGCTAATGAAAAAACTACATTTAGGTATAGCCCTGGATATGGTGATTTACCACTAAACACTCAGAAAAATATAATTGAAGAACTTAATACTAATCGTATTATTGGCCTTAATATAACTGATTCGTATATACTTACACCAAGAAAATCAGTTATAGCTATCATTGGAATAGAAGATATAAATTCGAAAGTCAAAAAAAATCATCGATGCGGAGTAGATAACTGCAGAGAGTGCAAACTTTATAGTAGCTGTAATTTTAAAAAAGGATGTGTAATATGAGCATATTAAAAAAATTAGGTAAAGAATTAATTATATTTGATGGAGCAATGGGTACAATGCTTCAAGCAAATGGATTAAAAGTAGGTGCTATTCCAGAAGAATTAAATATTGAACACTCAGATATAATAATCAAAATTCATAAAGACTATATAGATGCAGGAGCAAATATTATAACTACAAATACTTTTGGAGCAAATAAATATAAACTTTCTTCATCGAAATATACGCTAGAAGAAATAATTAATTCTGCCGTTACTAATGCAAAAGAAGCAAGCAAAAACTCTGATTCATTAATTGCTTTTGATATTGGACCAGTTGGAAAAATGATGAAACCAATAGGCAACATGGACTTTGAAAGCGCCTATAACTATTTTAAAGATCAAGTTGTAATAGCATCAAAGCTTGAAGTAGATATTTTCCTTATAGAAACAATGAGTGATATTGGAGAAATGAGAGCAGCTGTACTTGCAGTAAAAGAAAACTCTAACTTACCAGTATTTGCAACAATGACATTTAATAACGATGAAAGGACAGTCACTGGAACTGATCCTGAAAATATGGTACTTATATTAGAATCAATTGGAGTAGATGCACTTGGTGTAAATTGTTCACTTGGACCAAATGAACTAAAACCAATAGTAAAAAGAATACTTGAATTTTCAAAAACACCAGTAATAGTACAGGCAAATGCTGGACTTCCAAGTAAAACAAATGGATTTACAACATTCTCTATTAATTCTATAGACTATAGTAAAGTAATAAGGGAATTTGTAGAATCAGGAGTTGCAGTTATTGGTGGATGCTGCGGAACTAATCCTAACTATGTAAAAGAATTTTCAAAATTAAAACCACTTTATAAAAAAAATACTAATTATAATAAAGAAGATTTTGTTTGTACTTCAATCAAAAGAGTTCCGCTAAATAATAAAATTACAATTATAGGTGAAAGAATTAACCCCTCTGGAAACAAAAAATTAAAACAAGAATTTAAAAACAATAACCAACTTTATGCAGTAAAAGAAGCATTTAAACAAATTGAGAATGGAGCAGAAATTCTTGATATAAATACTTCTCTTCCAGAAATAGATGAAGAATTATTTATGAAAAATATAGTTTCAGAGTTTAGCGGACTAGTTGATGCCCCGCTCCAAATTGATTCAACAAAACCAAAAGTAATAGAAACTGCACTGAGACACTACTCAGGAGTTGCAATTATAAACTCAGTAAATGGAAAACAAAAATCAATGGACTCTATCTTCCCTCTTGCCAAAAAATACGGTTCTTACGTAGTTGCACTTTGTTTTGATGAAAAGGGAATACCAAAAACTGCATCTGAAAGAATTTTAGTTGCTGAAAAATTAATAAAAAGGGCAAAAGAATATGGTATTAAAGAAGAAAGATTACTGATAGATTGTTTAGTACTTACAGCTTCAGCTCAGCAAGAAGCAGTTATGGAAACATTAAAAGCAATTAAAATAATAAAAAGTAAATATAATGTTAAAACAACCCTAGGTCTTAGCAATGTATCATATGGACTTCCATTTAGAACACTTATAAATAGAACCTATTTTGCAATGGCACTTTCATATGGACTAGATACAGTTATAATTGACCCAAGTGCCGATGGCATTATGGACACACTAAAAGCCTTTAACGTTCTAGCAAATTATGATAAGGGAGCTGTTAAGTACATTGAATACAATGAAAATCGGCCAGTGGTTGAAAAAAATACAGTAAATAAGGAAAATCATACAGTAAAAAAAACAATAACTAGTAACATAGAATATGAAAACTACCTAAGTAAATTTTTACTTGAAGGAGATACAAATGAAGTAATCTCTTATACAAATACTTTAATAGAAAAAATACAACCACTTGAAATAGTAAATCTACATCTAATACCTTCACTCGATGAAATAGGCCTTATGTATGAAAAAAAAGAAATATTTTTACCACAATTAATAAGAGCTGCAGAAACAATTGCAAGTGCTTTTGAAATAGTAAAAGAGAAAATATTAAGTAATAATAATGGAAATGAAAATATCTCAAAAGGAAAAATTATACTTGCAACAGTTGAAGGAGATGTTCATGATATAGGAAAAAACTTAGTAAAAATACTACTCGAAAACTATGGATATGATATAATTGACCTAGGAAAAGACGTTGCAATTCATAAAGTAATAGAGGCAATAAAAAAATACAATGTAAAACTAGTAGGACTAAGTGCCTTAATGACGACAACAGTAGAAAATATGGAAACAACAATAAAAGAAATTAGAAAGAATTTTGATGATATAACCGTATTTGTTGGAGGCGCAGTTCTGACAAAAGACTACGCCATGAAAATAGACGCCGACCACTACTGCAAAGACGCCAGAGAATCAGTAGTAACAGCCAATGAGTACTTTTCAAGAAAATAAAAGCAGTGCAGAAAAAAACAGAAATGATGACTCTTAAGCCAAAGGCTTAAAAGAGACATTATTTCTGTTTTTTTCTATAGGGCTAAAAGCCCGTGACAAGGCTAACCGAAGGTTTGCCTGGGCAAGCACTGCGAATACTTTTACAAAGAAATTTCGCTTGTAGAATGCTATTGATTTTATTTTTATTATAGGGCTAAAAGCCCGTGACATGGCTAACCAAAGGTTCGCCTGGGCAAGCACTGCGAATACTTTTACAAGGAAACTCACCTAAGTCAAAGGCTTAAAAGAGACATTATTCATCTAATACTAACGACGAAAGTGAATAACCATCATTTAAGTCTGAAATTACAGCATTAAATCCTGCTCTTGTAAATATACCTTTCATTTTTTCATTATAAACAAAAATACCTGTTATATTGTAAAATTCAGCAATATCAAAAGAACCATCTTCTTTGAAATTAAGATTTTTATTTATCGATCTCTCACAAAATTCTTGAATAATATAGCCTTCTTTAGCAGAAGCAATTAATAACTTACGCCACTCTTCAGTATCAAATTCTTTTCCAGCATAAACACCTTTTGATGCATAATAATCAACAGGTTTAATAATATATATTTCTTTATTTTTAACAAATGATTCTAAGTTTTCATCGATTCTAAGAGTACTTGTATAAGGAATATATTTATCAATATATGCGAGTTCATCATCACTTAAATATTTTCTAAACTCCTCGTGGTGAAGTGCCTCAAAATATTTTTTAGTATGAACAATTTGTGATTTAATTGATCCAATGATACATGTTTTATTTGCCTTAATTCCTCTAATTAAAGGCATTAATTCATCGTAATGTTCCATCATGTCTCTAGTAACCAATCTTCTATATATAATATCAATTTTTTCTTTATTATAAAATAAATTTCCATCCTTTTCTTCTAATTCATCAGGGCTAACAATCTGACAATTAAAACCACTTTTTATAAAAGCTTTCTTAAATTCTTCAAATTCATATGGAAAGCCTTTTGACATGTAATCCATAATTGCTACAAGTGGTTTTTCTGAAAATGAGCCTCCATTTTCTACAAATTCTTTATAAATACTTTTGACTTCCTCAACCCATGATTGATATAATTCATACCGCGAAATATTATGTTTTTTTTGTATTTCATTCATTAAAAATGAATCAATTAATATATCTGAAAGTGGAGTTTCCTCATTCATAGCTGATGTACCATCAGTATTTAATTCACAAAATTTATAAGTTCCATCAGGATAATAGAAAAAGTCAAAGCGACCCATGGGAACATTTGATTTAAATCTATGGGGAATTAAAATTAATTCTTCTAATCTAGCATCAAAATTCCAAATATGTCTTACATCAGGCTTCGTTAAATAAATATCAATAGAATGGTTTACTATATTAAATATATTTTTACTTATATCTTCAAATTTTTTTACATCTTCTCTTGAGTAAATAGACGGAAAGTACAAAAAAGGTAGTTGTTTGCCTTTGTATATTGCATTTGAACTTCCTACTTTACTATACATTTTTTTATAATCTTTTTGAATAATAGAAATAGTAGTAGATGCTAATTTTACTAGCTTCTCATTTATTTTAAACATTAAAACCTCCATTAATAACAGCGTATTTAAATTTATCAAAATTATCTTTATATAAAATTTTTAGATATTCGCTTACCGATCTATTTGTTTGTAACCATTCATTAAATGATTCCAAAATCACTCTTTCATCATTATCAAGCCCACTTATTGCATCCAAAATTAACTGGTTAATAAAAAATTGGCAAGATATGTTTTCATTAGCGCATCTAAAGTCAAAGTCATAACTTAATTTTATTTTATCGTTTATATTTTTAATATCCCTATCTTTAAAATTAAGTGATATATTATAGTATTTTTCAAGCGTGTTTTCGCTGTATAATATTCCTTTAATCAATGAAGGAACAGCTAAATTAAAGGGATATGGTATAGCGTCTGCAGTCCTAATTTCTATAAATTGTTTCACTCTTACATCTGGAAAAACCATTGAAGATACATGAAGTAATTGCTCTTTATTTAAATCCAATTTTTTAGAAATACTTTCTACAGTTTGATTGCCATAAGTAAGAACTTTACTATCTACTTTTAAAAATAATGGAGTAGATTTCATTATAAAATCAGCATATGATGAATATCCAAATTTTTCATCAAAGACACCCTTTGGTAATTTACATCTACTGATATCTGTCTTGTCCCAAATTTTAACCCTGAGATTATTTGCTTCATAAATCTCATTTTCAAAGATTGGTGAAGCATCAAATATCCTTGAAATAAATGGTGCTAAAAAATTAGCCACTCTATATTTTTTTATAAAATCAGCTTCATCTTCATAATCTATAGAAATCTGTGTTGATGCAGTCCCTTTCATCATATTACGAGCCAAAGTTCCTTTTGTAGATAAATAATCGTACATAAAGGCATACCTTTCTTTTGGTAAAAGTGGTAAATCATCTATTTTAGTAACTGGATGATATCCAAGTGAAATCAATACTTGATCATAATTCAAAAATGATTCTATTTCTGATTTAACTTTTAAATATTCCTTTTGAATATCCAAAATATTTTCTAAGGGTTTTAAACTTATTTCAACTTGACCACCAGGTTCAAAAGAAAATCCATTTCCATCTTTTGATGCATTTAATATATGATCATTTTCTTCATAATCAATTTTCCAACCACTATTAATCATTTTATTTGCTAGTTCATTTTGTCCATTCTTTTCAAAATACTTATAACTTATTAATGTATCACGATTAACTAAAAAATGTTCAAATTCAACGCCTAACAACTTACTTTTCTTTTCTCCATTACAATAATAATTTATTAATTTTTCACTAGTTGATTTCATATATGTTTTCATCCTTTGCAATTAGACTTTGTTTTATTGGTTTTTATAGCATCCCACGCAATATCACGCGCACTATAAATATATAGTTCAGATAATTTTGAACACGAACACAGATTTCTCTTTGCTAATTGAGATGATGGATAAAATGTGTATGCAAAAAGAATTTCATCTGAAACCGGTTTAATAACTTTATTTTCTTTCCCAATTCTAAACAATTCATATACTTTTGAAAAATAACATAAACCTAAATTTTCATTATATTTTTCCCCAAAAGGCGAATTTGTAAATTGCATCATATAATCGAATTCTTTGTTAAATTTTAAACAAAAATTATAATAATTTATCCACATTTTTTTGTACTCTTTTTCAACACATCCATCTAAGTTAATTTCTTCTAATACGAATTTACTCATCTTCGCTCTTACATCTAAATATAATTTGTTAATTAAATCCTCCTTATTTTCGAAGTAAATGTAAATTGTTGCTGGAGATACTCCAGCTGTTTTTGCTATTTTTGAAATTGAAGCTTTTGCAAAGCCTTCTAATTTAAACAAATCAATCGAGGCTTCAAGTATTGCATTATATTTATTTTCGTCTTTTATTCTCATAAGTCTATAATAAACGAACATTCATTTATAGTCAAATATTAAATTTCAATTATTACTTATCTTTAATTTTTTAGTATACTCTTTCATCGCAAATTTAAAGTAATTACCTTAAAATCCCTTGCAAATCAAATATACAATTGCTTACATAAAAAAAATACTTTATAATATAGAAGACAAGCTAATAAGGTGGTTATAAAAATGTATACGGAAATTTTTAAATTTAAAGATGAAATTACAAGTCTAAGACGTGAACTTCATAAAATTCCTGAATCTGGATTTAATGAAGAAAAAACTTCAAAATTTATAAGAGATTATTTAGATAGTATTTCTATTAAATATAAAACTTATGCTAAAACTGGTGTAATTGGATATATTACTATTGATGAAAATTTACCTTCTATTGCTTTTAGAAGCGATATGGATGCTCTTTCAATGCATGAATTAACTAAACACGATTTTA includes:
- a CDS encoding homocysteine S-methyltransferase family protein; this translates as MSILKKLGKELIIFDGAMGTMLQANGLKVGAIPEELNIEHSDIIIKIHKDYIDAGANIITTNTFGANKYKLSSSKYTLEEIINSAVTNAKEASKNSDSLIAFDIGPVGKMMKPIGNMDFESAYNYFKDQVVIASKLEVDIFLIETMSDIGEMRAAVLAVKENSNLPVFATMTFNNDERTVTGTDPENMVLILESIGVDALGVNCSLGPNELKPIVKRILEFSKTPVIVQANAGLPSKTNGFTTFSINSIDYSKVIREFVESGVAVIGGCCGTNPNYVKEFSKLKPLYKKNTNYNKEDFVCTSIKRVPLNNKITIIGERINPSGNKKLKQEFKNNNQLYAVKEAFKQIENGAEILDINTSLPEIDEELFMKNIVSEFSGLVDAPLQIDSTKPKVIETALRHYSGVAIINSVNGKQKSMDSIFPLAKKYGSYVVALCFDEKGIPKTASERILVAEKLIKRAKEYGIKEERLLIDCLVLTASAQQEAVMETLKAIKIIKSKYNVKTTLGLSNVSYGLPFRTLINRTYFAMALSYGLDTVIIDPSADGIMDTLKAFNVLANYDKGAVKYIEYNENRPVVEKNTVNKENHTVKKTITSNIEYENYLSKFLLEGDTNEVISYTNTLIEKIQPLEIVNLHLIPSLDEIGLMYEKKEIFLPQLIRAAETIASAFEIVKEKILSNNNGNENISKGKIILATVEGDVHDIGKNLVKILLENYGYDIIDLGKDVAIHKVIEAIKKYNVKLVGLSALMTTTVENMETTIKEIRKNFDDITVFVGGAVLTKDYAMKIDADHYCKDARESVVTANEYFSRK
- a CDS encoding vitamin B12 dependent-methionine synthase activation domain-containing protein, producing MINKDEVFRYLGYSKDKKDLLTKNKLEQIVNEIEKEIKGKYTFKEYIIETNTKNKVTLKNSSIVLSGKDISKHLIDSKRIVILAVTLGIDAERYIIKKNYLSALDGLISDACMSDLTEYYADECEKQIKSTIKANEKTTFRYSPGYGDLPLNTQKNIIEELNTNRIIGLNITDSYILTPRKSVIAIIGIEDINSKVKKNHRCGVDNCRECKLYSSCNFKKGCVI
- a CDS encoding glutamate-cysteine ligase family protein encodes the protein MKSTSEKLINYYCNGEKKSKLLGVEFEHFLVNRDTLISYKYFEKNGQNELANKMINSGWKIDYEENDHILNASKDGNGFSFEPGGQVEISLKPLENILDIQKEYLKVKSEIESFLNYDQVLISLGYHPVTKIDDLPLLPKERYAFMYDYLSTKGTLARNMMKGTASTQISIDYEDEADFIKKYRVANFLAPFISRIFDASPIFENEIYEANNLRVKIWDKTDISRCKLPKGVFDEKFGYSSYADFIMKSTPLFLKVDSKVLTYGNQTVESISKKLDLNKEQLLHVSSMVFPDVRVKQFIEIRTADAIPYPFNLAVPSLIKGILYSENTLEKYYNISLNFKDRDIKNINDKIKLSYDFDFRCANENISCQFFINQLILDAISGLDNDERVILESFNEWLQTNRSVSEYLKILYKDNFDKFKYAVINGGFNV
- a CDS encoding TetR/AcrR family transcriptional regulator, producing MFVYYRLMRIKDENKYNAILEASIDLFKLEGFAKASISKIAKTAGVSPATIYIYFENKEDLINKLYLDVRAKMSKFVLEEINLDGCVEKEYKKMWINYYNFCLKFNKEFDYMMQFTNSPFGEKYNENLGLCYFSKVYELFRIGKENKVIKPVSDEILFAYTFYPSSQLAKRNLCSCSKLSELYIYSARDIAWDAIKTNKTKSNCKG